One part of the Calditerrivibrio sp. genome encodes these proteins:
- a CDS encoding tetratricopeptide repeat protein codes for MDEASIKRYQKDVEYFSKKIEEDPSSRLFMPLAFAYLKLGKYDEVIDVCSKGLDKHPDYYAAKVLLANAFLEKGMKDEAKHLLFDVVEHVPDNYRANKMLGDILRESGDILGATIYYRTALVTTPEDFELRVLLDELTESLGGKEFRASDEIKNIDEAVAHLDHTPVDHDMASLKDELEHLNLDTSVIEEGKVNVVEIPVEGEGGLNEKLLEVEDKDLKIETNVFDGANVSQGLEDSMQKQEPTSGVVEESNLLKFDNLSDFVINESRVDKEEPATPLMDEVKDVSFDDLFGKEIDFDELSGSEKKSVLEDIKLDEPTQTVEMYDLDIDIDIDKDKDKDKEVEISIIKETGLAMDLVSAGFEKEEAQLKIDSTKDEHNRIVQELERWLGNIKKIKEMRNV; via the coding sequence ATGGATGAGGCTTCCATAAAAAGGTATCAAAAGGATGTGGAGTATTTTTCAAAAAAAATAGAAGAGGATCCTTCTTCAAGACTTTTTATGCCCCTTGCATTTGCATATCTTAAGCTTGGTAAATATGATGAGGTGATCGATGTCTGTAGCAAGGGACTGGATAAACATCCAGATTATTACGCTGCTAAGGTTCTTTTGGCCAATGCTTTTCTTGAAAAAGGGATGAAGGATGAGGCAAAACACCTTCTTTTTGATGTGGTGGAGCATGTCCCTGATAACTATAGGGCAAATAAGATGTTAGGAGATATCCTAAGAGAGTCTGGTGATATTTTGGGTGCTACGATTTACTATAGGACTGCTCTTGTAACAACACCTGAGGATTTTGAGCTAAGGGTATTACTGGATGAGCTCACAGAAAGTCTTGGTGGAAAAGAGTTTAGGGCTTCTGATGAGATTAAAAACATAGATGAGGCGGTAGCACATCTTGATCATACACCTGTTGACCATGATATGGCTAGTTTGAAGGATGAACTGGAACACCTCAATTTGGATACTTCTGTGATAGAAGAGGGGAAGGTGAATGTTGTGGAGATACCTGTCGAAGGTGAAGGTGGTTTAAATGAGAAGCTATTGGAAGTTGAGGATAAAGATCTGAAAATAGAGACTAATGTTTTTGATGGTGCTAATGTGTCACAGGGTTTAGAAGATTCTATGCAAAAGCAGGAGCCTACTTCAGGTGTTGTTGAAGAGAGTAATCTTTTAAAGTTTGACAACCTTTCTGATTTTGTAATCAATGAAAGTAGGGTAGATAAAGAAGAACCTGCCACACCACTGATGGATGAGGTAAAAGACGTGTCCTTTGATGATCTGTTTGGGAAAGAGATCGATTTTGATGAACTCAGTGGTTCTGAAAAGAAGAGTGTTCTTGAAGATATAAAGCTTGATGAACCAACACAAACTGTTGAAATGTATGATTTAGATATAGATATAGATATAGATAAAGATAAAGATAAAGATAAAGAAGTTGAGATCTCCATTATTAAAGAGACTGGTTTGGCAATGGATTTAGTGTCAGCAGGTTTTGAAAAAGAAGAGGCGCAGTTGAAAATAGACTCTACAAAGGATGAGCATAATAGAATAGTTCAAGAGCTTGAGCGGTGGCTTGGCAATATAAAGAAGATTAAAGAGATGAGAAATGTTTAG
- a CDS encoding shikimate kinase: MGNVYFIGFMGTGKTTISKLLAEMLNRKWVDLDEEIVKREKRTISEIFQADGEGYFRAVEGEVLRDIAEKDNYVVSTGGGIVIFDENIALMKKSGVMVTLVASPEVIYERLKDDQCRPLLQVPDPMSEIKRLMYERAPYYIKGDLIVDTSYGSPETIVKQIIMDLEKLWKK; the protein is encoded by the coding sequence ATGGGGAATGTCTATTTTATAGGTTTTATGGGTACAGGTAAGACAACGATCTCTAAGCTTTTGGCTGAGATGTTAAACAGGAAGTGGGTGGATCTCGACGAAGAGATAGTAAAAAGGGAAAAAAGAACTATTTCAGAGATTTTTCAAGCTGATGGGGAAGGGTATTTTCGAGCTGTAGAGGGGGAGGTGTTAAGGGATATAGCAGAAAAAGATAACTATGTGGTGTCAACAGGTGGGGGAATAGTCATTTTTGATGAAAATATCGCTTTGATGAAGAAAAGTGGTGTCATGGTTACGCTTGTGGCTTCCCCTGAAGTGATATATGAGAGGTTAAAAGATGATCAGTGTCGCCCTTTACTACAGGTACCAGATCCGATGTCTGAAATAAAAAGGCTGATGTATGAAAGGGCTCCATATTACATCAAAGGGGATCTTATCGTGGATACATCCTATGGTTCCCCTGAAACGATTGTGAAACAGATAATAATGGATCTGGAAAAGCTATGGAAAAAATAA
- a CDS encoding YifB family Mg chelatase-like AAA ATPase, which yields MGIEAILVDVEVDVREMGLPSFTVVGLAEGAVKESKERVKSALKNINFNLFSKPITINLAPADVKKDGSHFDLPIAMGLISAAGIVTRDLSDTVFVGELSLDGDLRGVNGVLPMALSALSCGIKKIVLPLDNAEEASIVEGLEVFAFENVSQILDYYLSGCDDTRYCFKKEQGESGKEPVYDVDFSEIKGQFTAKRAAEIAASGMHNMLMIGSPGSGKTMIAKRIPTILPPMSLEESIETTKIHSVAGILKDKGRLVRERYFASIHHTTSDIALIGGTKDARPGAVSIAHNGVLFLDEFLEFKRSVLEVLRQPMEDGYITVSRANRSVTYPAKFMLVAACNPCPCGFLGDETKQCVCSESQIKRYRSRLSGPLMDRIDIHVNVSSLKFNELSGVSNGETSEAIRKRVERVHRIQQERFKGEKIFFNSQMSEKHLKKYCELDADSLLLLEKANKKYNFSARSFSKILKVARTISDMDGSEKIESKHIAEAIKFRISDQWISEF from the coding sequence GTGGGTATCGAAGCTATTCTTGTGGATGTCGAGGTGGATGTTAGGGAGATGGGACTACCTTCGTTTACTGTTGTGGGACTTGCAGAGGGTGCGGTAAAAGAGAGTAAGGAAAGGGTTAAATCAGCTTTAAAAAATATAAATTTTAATCTTTTTTCAAAACCTATAACGATCAATCTCGCTCCTGCGGATGTAAAGAAAGATGGCTCGCATTTCGATCTACCTATTGCCATGGGGCTTATATCGGCTGCAGGGATTGTTACAAGGGATCTGTCCGATACAGTATTTGTTGGAGAACTGTCCCTTGATGGGGATCTTAGAGGTGTAAATGGTGTGTTGCCCATGGCACTTAGTGCTTTAAGTTGTGGTATTAAAAAGATTGTACTACCATTAGATAATGCAGAAGAAGCGAGTATAGTTGAGGGGCTTGAGGTGTTTGCCTTTGAAAATGTTTCCCAAATACTTGACTACTACCTTTCTGGTTGTGATGATACAAGATATTGTTTTAAAAAAGAACAAGGTGAAAGTGGGAAAGAACCAGTTTACGATGTGGATTTTTCAGAGATAAAAGGGCAGTTCACAGCTAAAAGGGCTGCAGAGATTGCAGCTTCTGGCATGCATAATATGCTTATGATCGGCTCACCCGGTAGCGGTAAAACAATGATTGCCAAAAGGATCCCTACTATATTGCCACCTATGAGTTTGGAAGAGTCGATCGAAACTACAAAGATTCACTCTGTGGCAGGTATTTTAAAAGATAAAGGAAGACTGGTAAGAGAACGCTATTTTGCTTCGATACATCATACTACAAGTGATATTGCCCTCATTGGTGGAACAAAGGATGCAAGACCCGGTGCTGTATCTATTGCTCATAATGGTGTTTTGTTTTTAGATGAGTTTTTGGAGTTTAAAAGAAGTGTTCTGGAGGTTTTAAGGCAGCCAATGGAGGATGGGTATATTACTGTTTCAAGGGCTAACAGGTCTGTTACCTATCCGGCTAAGTTTATGTTAGTAGCTGCCTGTAATCCTTGCCCGTGTGGGTTTTTAGGCGATGAAACTAAGCAGTGTGTTTGTTCTGAAAGTCAAATAAAAAGGTATAGAAGTAGATTATCAGGGCCATTAATGGATCGTATCGATATCCATGTCAATGTATCATCTTTGAAGTTTAATGAACTTTCAGGTGTTTCCAATGGAGAAACTTCAGAAGCTATCAGAAAAAGGGTGGAAAGGGTTCATAGGATACAACAGGAGAGGTTTAAAGGGGAGAAGATCTTTTTTAATTCCCAGATGAGTGAGAAGCATCTAAAAAAATACTGTGAATTAGATGCTGATTCCCTTTTACTACTTGAAAAGGCCAATAAAAAGTACAACTTTTCTGCAAGGAGTTTTTCTAAAATATTAAAAGTGGCTAGGACAATATCAGATATGGATGGTTCAGAGAAGATTGAGTCAAAGCACATTGCAGAAGCTATTAAATTCAGAATAAGTGATCAGTGGATCAGTGAATTTTAG
- the aroB gene encoding 3-dehydroquinate synthase — translation MEKIRVSLSQRADFSYDIIIGNSFVAEEIRRFSLDSRTHLVVDKNVFVLYGGLFDYEPFLIEADEHNKTFLTVEAILNHLKNRNCLRGDTLIAIGGGIVGDIAGFSASIYMRGIGYIQVPTTLLSMVDSSVGGKTGVNLGNVKNLVGTFYQPKMVLIDTDFLETLSEEEYKSGLAEVIKYAVLFDKGFYDFLLTYRNEILNRNGKIMTDVVKICCDFKRRVVEEDETEKGIRRLLNLGHTFGHGLEVDSDHGIKHGLAVAWGMYMEALFAAECGFINSKVVDDIFNILTAFGYNLNFKINDLNFFLDAISSDKKAKSNGLVLALTSEVGNGIIIERIDLNDVKNFFEGAKWMRLP, via the coding sequence ATGGAAAAAATAAGAGTATCGTTGTCTCAGCGGGCTGATTTTAGTTACGACATAATCATAGGTAATAGTTTTGTGGCAGAGGAGATAAGACGGTTTTCTTTAGATAGTAGAACTCATTTAGTTGTGGATAAGAATGTCTTTGTACTTTATGGGGGACTTTTTGATTATGAGCCTTTTTTGATTGAGGCAGATGAACACAACAAGACTTTTTTGACGGTGGAGGCTATTTTAAACCATTTAAAAAACAGAAACTGTTTAAGGGGGGACACCTTAATTGCAATTGGTGGTGGTATCGTTGGAGACATTGCTGGGTTTTCTGCTTCCATCTATATGAGGGGTATAGGGTATATTCAGGTTCCCACAACATTGCTTTCTATGGTTGATAGCAGTGTAGGTGGTAAAACAGGTGTAAACCTTGGCAATGTTAAAAACCTCGTGGGCACTTTTTACCAGCCTAAGATGGTTTTGATTGACACAGATTTTCTGGAAACACTTTCTGAGGAGGAGTACAAAAGTGGACTTGCAGAGGTTATAAAGTATGCGGTACTTTTTGACAAAGGGTTTTATGATTTTCTTTTGACCTACAGAAATGAGATCCTGAACAGAAATGGTAAGATCATGACTGATGTTGTAAAGATCTGTTGTGATTTTAAAAGAAGAGTTGTTGAAGAGGATGAAACGGAGAAGGGTATAAGGCGTTTACTAAATCTTGGACATACATTTGGTCATGGGCTTGAGGTGGATTCGGATCATGGAATAAAACATGGCCTTGCTGTAGCTTGGGGTATGTATATGGAAGCTCTTTTTGCTGCTGAATGTGGGTTTATAAATAGTAAAGTAGTGGATGATATTTTTAATATATTAACAGCTTTCGGTTATAACCTCAATTTTAAGATAAATGATCTAAACTTTTTTCTGGATGCTATTTCATCGGACAAAAAGGCAAAATCCAATGGGTTAGTCCTTGCCTTGACATCTGAGGTAGGAAATGGTATAATTATTGAAAGAATTGATTTAAATGATGTAAAAAACTTTTTTGAAGGTGCCAAATGGATGAGGCTTCCATAA